CGCCGAAGCGGTATTTATAAGATGAAAGATTTCGGCAATGACAATTATAGTGGTGATTGTTTCTTTTTCGTGGGGCAACTTAAAGGGTTGGACTGCAATAATTCGATAGATTTTGTGGAAATACTGGAAACCATAGACCGGGATTTGGGATTGGGACTGACAATAGGCAATCCAATACCTGTTACCCGTACTTCTTTCCGTATAGTAGATGATATACCGGAAGAAACACCTGAAAAAGAAAGCAAACCTTACCAATTCAGGGAACAGAAATTTCCGCTTGCTGAATTGATGTATTGGCAACAGTACGGTATCACACCGGAAGTGTTGGAACTCTACAAGGTGTGTTCCTTACGGGATTTTCAGAGTATAACGGCGGATGGGACACCGTTCACTTATACTTCATCAGTGACAGAACCGATGTACGGGTATAAGAATAAACGGTATATAAAATTGTACCGTCCATTCTCAAAAACCCGTTTTCTATATGGTGGTAACTTCGGGGAAAACTATTGTTTCGGATTGGAGCAACTACCCGCAAAAGGTGATACACTTTTTATTACTGGTGGTGAAAAAGATGTCATGTCATTGGCGGCACATGGTTTCCATGCTATTTGCTTCAACAGTGAAACAGTAGCTATCCCGCCTACCCTGATTTATAAACTGACATTCCGTTTTAAGCATATCATCCTATTATATGATACCGATAAGACGGGCAAGGAAAGCGCACGCAAACAGGAAAAACAGTTGGAAGAATTGGGGGTAAAACGCTTGCTCCTACCACTTCCCGGAACGAAAGAGGAAAAGGATATTTCCGATTATTTCAAGGCTGGGAATACCCGTGAAGATTTCCTGAAATTGTTTATCGAATTTTTAGATAACCTATATAGTGATACATTGATTATGCTTAAATCGTGCGAAATAGACTTCAATAATCCTCCGGCAAAAGCAAAGGTGATAATTTCCGCCGGAGATGTTCCATTGGGGACACAAGGAAACTTGTTCGGTATTACAGGCGGCGAGGGAACAGGAAAAAGTAATTATATAGCCGCAATGTTGGCGGGCTGTATCTACCAACCTGATAAGGAAGTAGATACGCTTGGCATACAGATAGCCGCCAACAGTAAACATAAAGCGGTATTACTTTATGATACAGAACAGTCCGAAGTGCAACTGTTCAAGAATGTAAGTAACCTACTGGCACGTGCGAAGCAACCGGACAAACCGGAAGAACTGAAAGCATTTTGTCTGACAGGTATGTCCCGAAAAGAACGGCTGCACGCCATTGTTCAAAGTATGGATAAGTTTTATTACCAATACGGGGGCATACAATTAGTAGTGATAGATGGTATCGCCGACCTTGTAAAGAGTGCCAATGATGAAGTGGAAAGCGTGGCGGTGATAGATGAACTGTACCGACTGGCAGGAATTTATAATACCTGTATTCTTTGCGTGCTGCATTTCGTACCCAATGGATTGAAGCTGCGGGGACATTTAGGCTCGGAATTACAACGTAAGGCGGCAACTATCCTTTCCATTGAAAAGGATGAAGAGCCTACACAATCGGTAGTAAAAGCCCTGAAAGTAAGGGATGGTAGCCCGTTGGATGTCCCTTTGATGCTGTTCGCATGGGATAAAACAGCCGGAATGCACCTTTACAAAGGAGAAAAGCCACGAGAGGAAAAAGAAAAACGCAAGGAAAAGGAACTGGTCGGTGTTGCCCGTGACGTGTTCGGCAGACAGGAACACATCACCTACATAGACTTATGCGAACAGATACAGCAAATCTTGGACGTGAAAGAACGTACCGCAAAAAGCTATATCCGCTTCATGCGGGAAAAGGATATTATCGTCAAAGATCCGTCCAACCAAAGTTATTTTATGATTGGTTTAATTTAATCAGGCAGCCTTATGTATATAGATAAAGACGATTTTACCGCATGGATGGAACGTATCATGGATAGGTTCGATATGCAGGACAAAAAAATAGACCGGGTAATTAAGGGGCGTAACTGTTTGGACGGTGAACAACTGCTGGATAATCAGGACTTATGTCTGCTTCTGAAAGTAGCCCCCCGGACGCTAACCCGTTACCGAAAAAAAGGAATACTCCCTTTCCTTATGCTGGATGGCAGGTGTTATTATCGTGCCACGGACGTGCACAAGTTAATACGGGAGAAAACCGATTAATTTTTTCTTTTCTAATGGCTTTTAATCCTGTTTTGTCGTGAGATAAGGCAGGATTTCTTTGTTTTGTATGCCTGACTTTTCAGGGATTTAGCTAACTTTGCAAAAGTTACATAAGAAAATAACGGCGATTGAACAGTAACCTGTGATTTCGTCTTTATATATAACATATTCGTTCGCAGAACGTCTCAAAGTAGAAAACTGGCACTTTTCAATAATGACGAGATTTTCAGCGCAATGTCTATGCTATGTTTTAACATAGCGTGGGCTTGCCTGTTTCGTCATTTAGGTATGCCAGTACCTCTACTTTGAAGCAGTGTAAGTTCACGCTTCTTTTTTGATGCACTGGCGAACAGTTTATTAATGGAAACTGTTAAATACCCAATTATGAAACATTTAAAAACTTGTATTGCATTATCTCTCGATGGTTTCATAGCCAGAAAGGATAATGAATTGGATTGGATGCCTGAAAACGTAAAGAAAGAGATTTCAGCAGCCTACGAACAACCCGGCGTATTGCTTGCCGGAGTGAATACCTACACTTATATTTTTGAACATTGTGGCGGATGGCCGTACAAAAGTAAAAAGACTTTTGTAGTGTCCCACTACGATACCAATGTGACGGAAAAGGAGAATGTAACCTTTCTTACCGATATGCCTTTACGTGCGGTCAATGAACTTAAATCAAGTTCGGAAACCGACATTCAGGTTATCGGTGGCAGTAAGTTCATAACCTCGCTGGTTGAAGCGTCCCTGCTGGATGAAATAACCCTGTATATTGTTCCGGTCATGCTGGGGGACGGTATCAGGTTCATAGGAAAAACATTCGGGTCGAAGTGGAAACTGACCCAAAACAAGATACTGGATAATCAAGTCGTTTACCTGACCTACCGATATAAAGGAGAGTGATTAAAAAAGCACCCGGTATCCCTCCGGGTGCTTCAACCACAAAAATTTCAATTATAAATTTATCTATAATGAAACTTTCCGTGGCAAATATAACGATTTCCATCTTATTTCTTGGGCTTTCCTTTCTTTTCAGGAAATACGAAAGTAACATTAAACTGCCCGTCAAAAGCAAGTGAAGCGTCAAAGACTTTGCCGTTTTTACTTTTGAACCCTTTGATTAGCCCGGTTTTCCCGGTAGTCACCAGTTCGGTAATCTGTTTGTCCGTTAGCTGCTTTTCGCTCTTGTTGCGAAAGATGGTAACGGAACAATCCACATTGGAACACTTGGCGACTTTCGGATAAAACAGAATACGTCCGGTCTTGCATTTCGGGCAGACACAATTACCACCCGAAGCGAACGAAAGCTGAACATCCAAAAGTTCAGCCGTGATTTGCCTTGCGTACACCTCGATACCTTTGCGGAACGTGTCGGGGTTCATTTCCCCGCTTTCTATCTTGGCAAGCGTATTTTCCCACATGCCCGTCATTTCTACGTCCGCTATTTTCTTGTCCCGGATGATGTTATAAACGGCAAGCCCTTTCTCGGTCGGGACAAGGTTCTTTTTCTCCCGGATGATGTACTGGCGGGAAAACAGCGTTTCGATAATGGCTGCCCTTGTTGCGGGCGTACCGATACCCGTGTCTTTCATGCTTGCTTTCAGTTCTGCGTTTTCCAGTTCCTTACCCGCCGTTTCCATCGAAGAAAGCAGACTGCTTTCCGTGTGTAACGGTTTGGGCTTCGTCTGCTTCTCCAACAGTTCGATACCGGAAAGCGGCAGACTGTTACCGTCCTGCATCACGGGTAAAGCGGTGTTATCTTCCCCGTCCTCTTTCTCACCGAATACGGCACGCCATCCGGCGGACTTGGTTACAGATCCTTTAACCGTAAAAAGCGACCCGGCGCATTCCAGCGTTACACTGGTAACGTCTTTGACGCATTTTTCAGAAAAGGCTTCCAACATCCGTCCGGCTATCAGATCATAGATTGCCTGTTCGTCCGCTTCCATCTTGCCGGGCAGGTTCTCGGTCACAATCAGGGCGTGGTGGTCTGTTACCTTGCCATCATTTACGGAACGGGGATTTAAGGCTTTGCCTTTCATTCCTGCGGCATACCCGGAAAAGCGGGTGTACTGCTCCAAATTAATAAACCGTTCCGGGATTTCCTCGAATACGTCCTGTGATATGTAACGGCTTCCGGTTCGGGGATAGCTGATAAGTTTACCCTCGTATAATTTTTGTGCGATGGATAATGTTTTATCTGCGGAAAAATTCAGTTTCGTATTCGCTTCCTTTTGCAGCGTGGTAAGGTCATAGAGCAAGGGCGGTTCTTGATTCACTTCCTTACGTTCTACGGATTTCACCTGTACCGTTTCTGCTTCCTTTATCCTTTGCAGCGTGTCGATGGCGGCTTGCTGCGTATCGTATTTATCTACTGATAGTGCCGTAAAAGCTATATCATCCTTTGCCGACTGTAATTTCAGTTGCCAATACTTTTGCGGGACAAAGTTCTTGTTCTCCAAAAAGCGGGTACATATCATTGCCAACGTGGGCGACTGTACCCGTCCCAAAGAGAATATTCCTTGTCCGGCTGCCACGCTTAAAGCCTGTGTTGCGTTTATTCCTATCAAATAATCCGCTTCGCTACGTGCCTGTGCCGAACGGAACAGGTTATCATACAGGCTACCGGCTTTCAGATTTTGCAGTCCTTCACGGATTGCCTTGTCCGTAAGGCTGCTTATCCATAAACGGACAAAAGGCTTGTCGCATCCGATATACTGGTAGATGTAGCGAAATATAAGTTCTCCCTCTCTCCCTGCATCCGTAGCGACTATTATCTTGTCCGACTGGCTGAATACCTCTTTGATTACCTTTAGCTGTTTTAACGCTCCGGGGTCAGCCTTGTACCCTTTTTCCGCTTTCACTTGTCGGGGTGTAAGTTGAAAACTATCCGGGATAATAGGCAGGCTTTCCCGGCGGAAACTCTGTATGCCGTAGGCTTCCGGCATTGCCAAACCTACAAGATGGCCGAACGCCCAGGTAACGAGATACCCGTTACCTGAAAGGTAGCCATCCTGTTTTTCACTCGCTCCTAAAATGCGGGCAATATCCCTTGCCACACTTGGTTTTTCTCCGATTACTGCAATCATTCTAATTTTGATTTTAATTGTTCCACTTCTTTTTGTCTTAGGACTTTCCGGTCATAGTAGATGTGATAACCATCTACATAAAATTGTCGGTTCTGTTCGTCTATGGCTTTCCAGTCTGTTTTGTAACGGGCACGAACGAACAGGACGAAACCGACAACCGGGATAAGGATTAATACCGCTATCATCTTTTGCGTCCCCTGCTTTGTTTGGGTTTGTCCGTCTGCTCCTGCTTCTCCTTTTTATCCTGCTTGGTCTTTTGTTTTTCAGTGGGCTTGTCCTGACCCTTTTTCAAGGGTTCTTTCACCTTCTTGGTGACTTCGTTGGTCTTGCCCTCCGAATTGACCGCTACCTGTGTACGGTTCTTGCTTGCCGGAGTAATCTCTTTCACGGCTGAACGGTCAAAACTGGGGTTGTCACTGTAAAAGCCGAGTTTCTTCTTGTCGTGGTTCACCTGAATGTAAGCATCGTATTCGACCCCCCGCTTGTCTTTCAGCCCGGCAACAAAGATGGTCTTGTCATTGACTAAATCCTGCTGTTGCTGGCGGGATAGTTCTATTCCTGAAATACTCTTGGGGATGGTTACACCGTCACTGGTAACAAGGCTGTTCGGCTGTTCCTGTTTCTGTCGTTGCTCTTGTGATTGTTTGGCATTGGGATAGATAAATTCCAGACTTTTCTTGTCGGCATTGACCTGAACGGTAGCTGAAAAGGGATTTTTACGGTTGGAAATCATATTTTCAAGGAATATTCCTTTTCCCTCCCGTAAGGCTTCCTTTTGTTCCTTGTTCAGTTTGACACCCTTTATTTCATCATGGATTTGGACGCTGCTTGCACGCATGGAAACCAGTTCATTCGTCACCTTATCCACGCTGACGAAAGAAGGTATCATTTCCCCCGTGATGTAGTTTTTCAGGTTTACGATCCGTCCCATATTGCCCGTTTCAAGAAGATTGGCTTTATCCTCTTTGGAAAATTCATGCCCGAAGAACGGACGTTCAAGTTCCGGCTTTTGGCGGATGCCGTGTATCGCCAAAACCACTTTCCCATCCTTGTCATGCCGGAAAGATAGGCGTGCGTCCAGTTTCATAATGGCGGAATTGTAGTTACCTGCGATGGAGAACGCACCGGGCGACTTGTACCCCCTTAACATGGGTTCTAAAGCCTTTGCCTTTTCAAGCTGTTCTTTGGAAAGCCCGAAGTTTTTTAGAGCTTCCCAGTCCACCTTATCAGGATCGATAACATACTTGCTTTTGTCAGGTTGCTGCGGTGCTTGTGCTGTTGCTTCCTGCTGCGGTTGCTGTACCTGCTGTTGTGTTTGGTTCGGTTGTTCGTTCTTCACTTCCTGTTTCTGTGTTTCGGGTGTTACCCGGTAGCGTGCTATGTCCGCTTCATTTTCAGGTGTTGGATGATCGAAGTTGTCCCTGATTATCGGTGTAATCTTGGGAAGTTCAATCTTAGGAATTTTGAAGAAGTTGAAACGGGTCGGATTCTTCAACTGGTTCATCATGTTGGAAAAGAAATTGGAAAAGAAATCGCCGTGACGGTCGAATTTCAAAAGTTCGCTGTTATTCTCCGGCGGGACGGTTTGGATTTCCCCGTTTTCATCCACGCCTTTCACTACGCTGATTGTCTTTTTCTCCTTATCCAGTACAAGAAGAATATCCATCATCTGTTCGTCAGTGGTGGATTGATTGGCTGTGTTTACATCCATAACTTTTTGAATTTTAGTGAGTAAATAAAAATTTCGGAAGTAAAAGTAAGGATGAAATAGAGTATATTTAAGGATTTGGGAACGGGTGGCTTCATTAGTCCGCGTTTGGCTTTATTTGTCCAAGCATATCAATAATTGCCTATAAATTATTATCTTTGAAAGCGAATATCGTTTTGTATAATCATCAATTAAAGTAGATATGATAATAACCTTAATAATATTGATTATTTTATTCTTGATGGGTTGGAGTAGTATAAAATGCAATCTTAACAAACACATCAAAGATAATAACAGCGTAATTGAATATAGAGATAAGTTCATAGAATTTTGTAATCAGTTCAATAGTAATAATAACCAATCAACCTCTCTTGAGTTATATAATTGGCTTATTATGAATTCTCAACATATTCAGAATATAATTAGTGGATTTGGAAAGATGGATTATAAACCTGCATTTGCTCAATACTATATCCGCAATTATGAAGTTATTTTGAATACAATACCAAAGTTTAGAAATCACGACATTGAGAAATTTGACATATATTCAACAGACGAATGTTTATTAAGATATATAGGTTATCAAAATGAGAGAATAAATTGTATAAAAAGGCAAATTAAAAATCCAATTATATGGTTTCGAGAAGGAGTGAAAAGTATAATTAATGTCATACCGTTTCTTTTTAATTGGTTTGGTATCATATCATCATCACGAGTTAGGAGTATTATAAATAGTGATTTTTGGAATGTTATTTCTGGAATTATTGCATTAGCTGGTTTCATCAGTTCATTAGTCACAATAATTGCAGGGAAAGAGGAAATTTTGAATTTATTTAATTATATAAATACTTTGTAAAATGGATTATTTTTCAAGTGTTAAACCTAT
This is a stretch of genomic DNA from Parabacteroides chongii. It encodes these proteins:
- a CDS encoding AAA family ATPase, which encodes MLRKEEILERTSNGLSVFKHYVPGNWRIGRNFLNPLYEDNKASCNIYFDRRSGIYKMKDFGNDNYSGDCFFFVGQLKGLDCNNSIDFVEILETIDRDLGLGLTIGNPIPVTRTSFRIVDDIPEETPEKESKPYQFREQKFPLAELMYWQQYGITPEVLELYKVCSLRDFQSITADGTPFTYTSSVTEPMYGYKNKRYIKLYRPFSKTRFLYGGNFGENYCFGLEQLPAKGDTLFITGGEKDVMSLAAHGFHAICFNSETVAIPPTLIYKLTFRFKHIILLYDTDKTGKESARKQEKQLEELGVKRLLLPLPGTKEEKDISDYFKAGNTREDFLKLFIEFLDNLYSDTLIMLKSCEIDFNNPPAKAKVIISAGDVPLGTQGNLFGITGGEGTGKSNYIAAMLAGCIYQPDKEVDTLGIQIAANSKHKAVLLYDTEQSEVQLFKNVSNLLARAKQPDKPEELKAFCLTGMSRKERLHAIVQSMDKFYYQYGGIQLVVIDGIADLVKSANDEVESVAVIDELYRLAGIYNTCILCVLHFVPNGLKLRGHLGSELQRKAATILSIEKDEEPTQSVVKALKVRDGSPLDVPLMLFAWDKTAGMHLYKGEKPREEKEKRKEKELVGVARDVFGRQEHITYIDLCEQIQQILDVKERTAKSYIRFMREKDIIVKDPSNQSYFMIGLI
- a CDS encoding DUF3945 domain-containing protein; this translates as MDVNTANQSTTDEQMMDILLVLDKEKKTISVVKGVDENGEIQTVPPENNSELLKFDRHGDFFSNFFSNMMNQLKNPTRFNFFKIPKIELPKITPIIRDNFDHPTPENEADIARYRVTPETQKQEVKNEQPNQTQQQVQQPQQEATAQAPQQPDKSKYVIDPDKVDWEALKNFGLSKEQLEKAKALEPMLRGYKSPGAFSIAGNYNSAIMKLDARLSFRHDKDGKVVLAIHGIRQKPELERPFFGHEFSKEDKANLLETGNMGRIVNLKNYITGEMIPSFVSVDKVTNELVSMRASSVQIHDEIKGVKLNKEQKEALREGKGIFLENMISNRKNPFSATVQVNADKKSLEFIYPNAKQSQEQRQKQEQPNSLVTSDGVTIPKSISGIELSRQQQQDLVNDKTIFVAGLKDKRGVEYDAYIQVNHDKKKLGFYSDNPSFDRSAVKEITPASKNRTQVAVNSEGKTNEVTKKVKEPLKKGQDKPTEKQKTKQDKKEKQEQTDKPKQSRGRKR
- a CDS encoding dihydrofolate reductase family protein, with product MKHLKTCIALSLDGFIARKDNELDWMPENVKKEISAAYEQPGVLLAGVNTYTYIFEHCGGWPYKSKKTFVVSHYDTNVTEKENVTFLTDMPLRAVNELKSSSETDIQVIGGSKFITSLVEASLLDEITLYIVPVMLGDGIRFIGKTFGSKWKLTQNKILDNQVVYLTYRYKGE
- a CDS encoding type IA DNA topoisomerase: MIAVIGEKPSVARDIARILGASEKQDGYLSGNGYLVTWAFGHLVGLAMPEAYGIQSFRRESLPIIPDSFQLTPRQVKAEKGYKADPGALKQLKVIKEVFSQSDKIIVATDAGREGELIFRYIYQYIGCDKPFVRLWISSLTDKAIREGLQNLKAGSLYDNLFRSAQARSEADYLIGINATQALSVAAGQGIFSLGRVQSPTLAMICTRFLENKNFVPQKYWQLKLQSAKDDIAFTALSVDKYDTQQAAIDTLQRIKEAETVQVKSVERKEVNQEPPLLYDLTTLQKEANTKLNFSADKTLSIAQKLYEGKLISYPRTGSRYISQDVFEEIPERFINLEQYTRFSGYAAGMKGKALNPRSVNDGKVTDHHALIVTENLPGKMEADEQAIYDLIAGRMLEAFSEKCVKDVTSVTLECAGSLFTVKGSVTKSAGWRAVFGEKEDGEDNTALPVMQDGNSLPLSGIELLEKQTKPKPLHTESSLLSSMETAGKELENAELKASMKDTGIGTPATRAAIIETLFSRQYIIREKKNLVPTEKGLAVYNIIRDKKIADVEMTGMWENTLAKIESGEMNPDTFRKGIEVYARQITAELLDVQLSFASGGNCVCPKCKTGRILFYPKVAKCSNVDCSVTIFRNKSEKQLTDKQITELVTTGKTGLIKGFKSKNGKVFDASLAFDGQFNVTFVFPEKKGKPKK
- a CDS encoding helix-turn-helix domain-containing protein, with the protein product MYIDKDDFTAWMERIMDRFDMQDKKIDRVIKGRNCLDGEQLLDNQDLCLLLKVAPRTLTRYRKKGILPFLMLDGRCYYRATDVHKLIREKTD